The following coding sequences lie in one Halorhabdus rudnickae genomic window:
- a CDS encoding type II/IV secretion system ATPase subunit, producing the protein MAIEDTGGGDTESAGARLIARFRDGDESDQDGDEDGIVGYKRTGQSGDEDQKQVFDDVESLLAQGTEQANTLDDVVETRTVNVNEELDEDEFFSTVEGHTTLVNRYDLEKTVPIEKKRHFEEVERYWVNKPYACVVVFHSQKENERKYYAIEPVLTEIEAELKDFLEKKLKTTIKYSEEDVSVADGEASRSAVIEREAEKLLHRYDIYDQPVAVESDSGGLLSGLLGNGSEPDVEDGVAGDRLDGIGARPEPAILESDPNTLTEYQVEKLLYLLKRDYIGYAKIDPIKHDINVEDISCDGYNSRVFVYHTEYENIITNVEHGETDLDDFVVKLAQRSGKGISKRQPQVDTTLPDGSRAQLTLGREVSDHGTNYTIRQFKDVPFTPIDLINWNTFSLDEMAFLWLCIENNKSMIFAGGTASGKTTSLNAVSLFIPSNTKIVSIEDTREVELPQRNWVASVTRPSFGEDEIGDIDEFDLLEAALRQRPDYIVMGEVRGEEGRDLFQVMSTGHTGYSTFHADTVGEVIKRFTTDPINVSKTLFTALDLVSIQTQTRVQGNKARRNKTLTEINEYSPENDEINVRDVYQWQAESDEFLQMGSSSTLEEIKFDRGWDQDRLDEELFMRKVVLSYLIENGLKTYTEVAATLQAFINDPETIITLIANDTLDRSLEDLREMESVQIEVDPAKEEMVPRPDPSPELLEQAEGVLDNAGPLFDRYENREQTDIVSALTHMESEENSGENEGFDFGQFVPKAGSESTTEE; encoded by the coding sequence ATGGCAATCGAAGACACGGGCGGGGGGGATACTGAGTCGGCAGGAGCGCGGCTCATTGCACGTTTCCGTGACGGTGATGAGTCAGACCAGGACGGAGACGAGGACGGAATCGTGGGATACAAACGGACAGGACAATCGGGAGATGAAGACCAGAAGCAGGTATTCGACGATGTTGAATCACTGTTAGCCCAGGGGACCGAGCAGGCGAATACGCTGGACGACGTCGTCGAAACCCGTACCGTCAACGTCAACGAGGAACTCGACGAGGACGAGTTCTTCTCGACGGTCGAGGGCCACACGACGCTCGTCAACCGGTACGACCTCGAAAAGACGGTCCCGATCGAGAAGAAACGCCACTTCGAGGAGGTCGAACGCTACTGGGTCAACAAGCCCTACGCGTGTGTCGTCGTTTTCCACTCACAGAAGGAAAACGAGCGCAAGTACTACGCGATCGAGCCCGTGCTGACCGAAATCGAGGCGGAACTCAAGGATTTCCTCGAGAAAAAACTCAAAACCACTATCAAGTATTCCGAAGAGGACGTAAGCGTCGCCGACGGGGAGGCGAGCCGGAGCGCGGTAATCGAACGGGAGGCCGAGAAGCTCCTCCATCGCTACGACATCTACGATCAGCCGGTGGCCGTGGAGTCGGATTCGGGCGGCCTGCTCAGTGGTCTCCTTGGGAACGGATCGGAGCCAGACGTCGAGGACGGCGTAGCTGGGGACCGACTCGACGGCATTGGGGCGCGGCCCGAACCGGCGATTCTCGAAAGTGATCCAAATACGCTGACTGAGTATCAGGTCGAAAAACTGCTGTACCTGCTAAAGCGAGACTACATCGGCTACGCGAAGATCGACCCGATCAAACACGACATCAACGTCGAGGACATCTCCTGTGACGGATACAACTCCCGGGTGTTCGTCTACCACACGGAGTACGAGAATATCATCACGAACGTCGAACACGGCGAGACCGACCTCGACGATTTCGTCGTGAAACTCGCCCAGCGCTCGGGCAAGGGTATCAGCAAACGCCAGCCCCAGGTCGACACGACTCTGCCGGACGGCTCGCGTGCCCAGCTCACTCTCGGACGAGAGGTCTCCGATCACGGGACCAACTACACCATCCGGCAGTTCAAAGACGTCCCGTTCACGCCCATCGACCTCATCAACTGGAACACCTTCAGCTTGGACGAGATGGCGTTCCTCTGGCTATGCATCGAGAACAACAAGTCGATGATCTTCGCCGGCGGGACGGCCTCGGGGAAGACGACTTCGCTGAACGCCGTCTCGCTTTTCATTCCGTCCAATACCAAGATCGTCTCCATCGAGGACACCCGCGAGGTCGAACTCCCACAGCGTAACTGGGTCGCAAGCGTCACCCGCCCCTCCTTCGGTGAGGACGAGATCGGCGACATCGACGAGTTCGACTTACTGGAGGCTGCACTCCGCCAGCGGCCGGACTACATCGTCATGGGTGAGGTCCGTGGCGAGGAAGGGCGTGACCTCTTCCAGGTCATGTCGACGGGTCACACCGGGTACTCGACGTTCCACGCCGACACGGTCGGCGAAGTCATCAAGCGTTTCACGACCGACCCGATCAACGTCTCAAAGACCCTGTTCACGGCGCTTGACCTGGTTTCGATCCAGACCCAGACGCGGGTCCAGGGCAACAAGGCCCGCCGGAACAAGACGCTGACCGAGATCAACGAGTACTCCCCGGAGAACGACGAGATCAACGTCAGGGACGTCTATCAGTGGCAGGCCGAGTCCGACGAGTTCCTCCAGATGGGTTCCTCCAGTACCCTAGAGGAGATCAAGTTCGACCGCGGGTGGGACCAGGACCGCCTCGACGAGGAACTGTTCATGCGGAAAGTCGTCCTGTCGTACCTCATCGAGAACGGTCTGAAGACCTACACTGAGGTTGCCGCGACCCTGCAGGCGTTCATCAACGATCCCGAAACGATCATCACGTTGATCGCCAACGACACGCTCGATCGGAGTCTCGAAGACCTCCGGGAGATGGAATCCGTTCAGATCGAGGTCGATCCGGCCAAAGAGGAGATGGTTCCCCGACCGGATCCATCGCCGGAGCTACTCGAGCAGGCCGAGGGGGTGTTGGACAACGCCGGGCCGCTGTTCGATCGCTACGAGAATCGCGAGCAGACTGACATCGTGAGTGCCCTCACACACATGGAGTCCGAAGAAAACTCCGGTGAGAACGAGG
- a CDS encoding pyridoxal phosphate-dependent aminotransferase: protein MTIEPSERARTVPPSGIRRFFELAEQQEDIISLGVGEPDFSAPWSAREAAIASLEQGKTSYTANRGKLELREAISTHVADRHDLGYEPDEEILVTTGVSEAVDLALRAIVDPGDTVAVAQPAYISYVPGAIFAGGDPLPVVTRREDDFTLTPEVLAESGADEADVLVMNYPNNPTGATMTRAELEPVADFVREHDLTVLSDEVYAQLSYEHDHTSIATLPGMRERTIVFNGFSKAYAMTGLRLGYALGPSTVIAAMNRIHQYTMLSAPTTPQYAAIEALESCDDEVTEMRNQFNRRRRFVLSRFEEMGIDCFTASGAFYAFPEAPWDDSEAFAEALLEEEGVAVVPGTVFGEGGAGHLRVSYATGLDELKEAMARIESFLS, encoded by the coding sequence ATGACCATCGAGCCATCAGAGCGCGCACGGACCGTTCCACCGTCGGGTATTCGGCGGTTCTTCGAACTCGCCGAGCAACAGGAGGACATCATCTCGCTGGGCGTCGGTGAACCTGACTTCTCTGCGCCCTGGAGCGCGCGGGAGGCTGCCATCGCTTCCCTGGAACAGGGCAAGACTTCCTACACCGCCAACCGGGGCAAACTGGAACTGCGTGAGGCGATATCGACCCACGTCGCCGACCGTCACGATCTCGGATACGAGCCCGACGAGGAGATCCTGGTCACGACGGGCGTCAGCGAAGCGGTCGACCTGGCGTTGCGAGCGATCGTCGACCCCGGCGACACCGTCGCTGTGGCGCAGCCGGCGTACATCTCCTACGTCCCAGGGGCGATCTTCGCCGGCGGTGACCCACTCCCCGTGGTGACGCGCCGAGAAGACGATTTCACGCTCACGCCCGAGGTACTGGCCGAGAGCGGGGCGGACGAGGCCGACGTGCTCGTGATGAACTACCCTAACAATCCCACGGGGGCGACCATGACCCGGGCGGAACTTGAGCCGGTCGCCGACTTCGTCCGCGAGCACGATCTGACCGTTCTCAGCGACGAGGTCTACGCCCAGTTGAGCTACGAACACGACCACACGTCGATCGCGACGCTGCCCGGCATGCGCGAGCGGACGATCGTCTTCAACGGCTTCTCGAAGGCCTACGCGATGACCGGTCTCAGACTTGGCTACGCCCTCGGCCCGTCTACCGTGATCGCGGCGATGAATCGCATCCACCAGTATACGATGCTTTCGGCGCCGACCACACCACAGTACGCGGCTATCGAGGCCTTGGAAAGTTGTGACGACGAGGTGACCGAAATGCGCAACCAGTTCAACCGCCGCCGACGGTTTGTCCTCTCGCGCTTCGAGGAAATGGGAATCGACTGCTTCACGGCCAGTGGTGCCTTCTATGCGTTCCCCGAAGCGCCGTGGGACGATAGCGAAGCCTTTGCCGAGGCGCTCTTAGAGGAGGAAGGCGTCGCCGTCGTTCCGGGGACTGTCTTCGGCGAGGGCGGTGCAGGCCATCTCAGAGTTTCCTATGCGACGGGTCTTGACGAATTGAAAGAGGCTATGGCACGGATCGAGTCGTTCCTCTCCTGA
- a CDS encoding Lrp/AsnC family transcriptional regulator, which produces MDSRDELLALLRENARYSTAELARLADMDEESVKEAIAALEADGALRGYQAVVDWSELDRERVRAMVELNVTLDRETSYGDIADRIVKFPEVQALRLVSGDYDFAMEVEGDSMSEVSWFISEKVAPIPEITQTVTHYVMDSYKENGIEFGDGDEDDRLSVSP; this is translated from the coding sequence ATGGACAGTCGCGACGAACTCCTGGCGCTGCTCCGAGAGAACGCCCGCTACTCGACGGCCGAACTGGCTCGCTTGGCCGACATGGACGAGGAGAGTGTCAAAGAGGCGATCGCCGCACTCGAGGCGGATGGTGCGTTGCGGGGCTACCAGGCTGTCGTCGACTGGAGCGAACTTGATCGTGAGCGTGTCCGCGCGATGGTCGAACTCAACGTCACGCTCGACCGCGAGACCAGCTACGGCGACATCGCCGATCGGATCGTGAAGTTCCCCGAAGTCCAAGCCTTGCGGCTGGTCAGCGGTGACTACGACTTCGCTATGGAAGTCGAGGGCGACTCGATGAGTGAAGTGTCGTGGTTCATCAGCGAGAAGGTCGCCCCCATCCCCGAGATCACCCAGACTGTCACTCACTACGTGATGGACTCCTACAAGGAGAACGGCATCGAGTTCGGGGACGGCGACGAGGACGACCGGCTCTCCGTGTCACCATGA
- a CDS encoding thioredoxin family protein: protein MTALDSEREAIERDEVAPAFELPGTDGKTHALADFDDHEAVLVVFTCNHCPYAKAKFDPLNELAAEYDELAVVGINSNDAEEYPDDSFERMVELVEDGTIAYDAYLQDESQDVARTYGAVCTPDPFLLENVDGEFRLAYHGRIDDAMSPDAEPETFEMREIVEELLAGEEITREFRPSRGCNIKWKDGSVRP, encoded by the coding sequence ATGACCGCACTCGATTCCGAACGCGAGGCCATCGAACGCGACGAGGTCGCGCCGGCCTTCGAGCTTCCCGGGACCGACGGCAAAACCCACGCACTGGCGGACTTCGACGATCACGAAGCTGTGCTAGTAGTGTTCACGTGCAATCACTGTCCCTACGCGAAGGCAAAGTTCGACCCGCTGAACGAACTGGCCGCCGAGTACGACGAGCTGGCCGTGGTGGGGATCAACTCGAACGACGCCGAGGAGTACCCCGACGATTCCTTCGAGCGGATGGTCGAACTGGTCGAAGACGGTACCATAGCTTACGACGCCTACCTCCAGGACGAGTCTCAGGACGTGGCGCGGACCTACGGCGCGGTCTGTACGCCCGACCCGTTCCTGCTGGAGAACGTCGACGGCGAGTTTCGCCTGGCCTACCACGGCCGCATCGACGACGCGATGAGTCCCGATGCGGAACCGGAGACCTTCGAGATGCGCGAGATCGTCGAGGAGCTGCTGGCCGGCGAGGAGATCACCCGCGAGTTCCGTCCCTCGCGTGGCTGTAACATTAAGTGGAAAGACGGCAGCGTCCGGCCCTGA
- a CDS encoding outer membrane protein assembly factor BamB family protein, with protein MVRLSRRALLGGVGLLLGATSGCLEIPTRMEFSPADWPRPRSDPGQTNYSPTAGPVEAAEVAWSRSALVDPERVLLLADGTLYTTILPDLGDEWSLHGLDAETGETQFRVPRVDTLYSLAETTSYDNGVLLGNGHGLYGDAVLGINPDASPASRRWASTVLTPNYTTLDSTDYTVIDGTWYFCHGHDPAELVAVDVDDGTQRWHREFALDAVESPSVTAVGKRLVTSVSTDERSTMHVFDPEGGHLRTISLDHRWQRLMGTDGVVYAEVDPSPTRPTMGAYDIDEGEQLWQRQVAPTGYIRLHSAVGPDLMLVASRERTGGDDSSLAGGIRLHAFDRRSGDLRWEWSGSHDRFEHHGSAASLAIGGRTAYLIFAAGTVVAFSIEDGSVRWQTTVDGSVSGFVSQPIIGDRRLYFFIQYRGIFALEEP; from the coding sequence ATGGTCCGCCTCTCCCGTCGAGCCCTCCTTGGTGGCGTCGGGTTGCTGCTCGGTGCAACGTCGGGCTGTCTTGAGATACCTACACGCATGGAATTCAGCCCCGCTGACTGGCCACGTCCACGATCCGACCCAGGGCAGACGAATTACTCGCCGACGGCCGGCCCGGTCGAAGCCGCTGAAGTGGCGTGGTCACGGTCAGCTCTAGTTGATCCCGAGCGGGTACTGCTGCTCGCTGATGGAACGCTATACACCACGATCCTCCCTGATCTCGGCGATGAATGGTCGCTCCACGGTCTCGACGCCGAGACAGGTGAGACGCAGTTTCGTGTGCCACGGGTGGACACCCTATACTCGCTCGCCGAGACGACATCCTACGACAATGGCGTCCTGCTCGGAAACGGACACGGTCTGTATGGTGACGCCGTTCTTGGCATCAATCCCGACGCAAGCCCGGCCTCACGTCGATGGGCAAGCACAGTCCTGACACCGAACTATACGACACTCGATAGCACCGATTATACGGTTATCGACGGAACCTGGTATTTCTGTCACGGCCACGATCCCGCTGAACTCGTCGCTGTCGACGTCGATGACGGGACACAGCGGTGGCACCGAGAATTTGCGTTGGACGCTGTGGAATCCCCGTCAGTGACGGCCGTCGGCAAGCGACTCGTGACGAGCGTCTCCACCGACGAGCGATCGACGATGCACGTTTTCGATCCCGAGGGAGGGCACCTCCGCACAATATCATTGGATCACCGCTGGCAACGGCTCATGGGCACCGACGGAGTCGTCTACGCCGAAGTGGACCCGTCCCCCACACGGCCGACGATGGGAGCGTACGACATCGACGAAGGCGAGCAACTGTGGCAGCGCCAGGTCGCGCCAACGGGATATATCCGACTGCACAGTGCCGTCGGCCCCGATCTCATGCTGGTCGCCAGCAGGGAACGCACCGGTGGTGACGACAGCAGTTTGGCTGGGGGGATCCGTCTGCATGCATTCGATCGCCGGAGTGGAGACCTCCGATGGGAATGGAGTGGTTCACACGACCGGTTCGAGCACCACGGTTCGGCGGCGTCGCTCGCGATCGGTGGTCGGACTGCGTATCTCATCTTCGCCGCCGGAACTGTCGTCGCATTCTCGATAGAAGACGGGTCCGTCCGCTGGCAGACTACTGTCGACGGCTCTGTCTCTGGGTTCGTGAGCCAACCAATAATCGGCGACAGGCGGCTGTATTTCTTCATCCAATATCGGGGCATCTTTGCCCTGGAAGAACCATGA
- a CDS encoding O-methyltransferase, translated as MPTVPEWIEEYATVVGPEPDEISREMDAYAEREGFPTVGPAVGGWLTLLARMVDARRVFEFGSGYGYSAYWFARALPADSEVVLTEVDAEELDLARKYLSRGDFGATFHYEHGDAIEIIEAYDGPFDAVLIDNEKTRYREAFEAVREKIAPGGIVVADNAIAGGSIDADAVRGLLAGDREDADEMSAGIAAVIEALHEDPAFEASLLPVGEGVAVGYRVE; from the coding sequence ATGCCCACGGTACCGGAGTGGATCGAGGAGTACGCCACAGTCGTCGGCCCGGAGCCGGACGAGATCAGCAGGGAGATGGACGCGTATGCCGAACGGGAGGGGTTCCCGACGGTCGGTCCCGCGGTCGGTGGGTGGCTCACCCTGCTCGCCCGCATGGTCGATGCACGCCGCGTCTTCGAGTTCGGGTCGGGGTATGGCTACTCGGCGTACTGGTTCGCGCGAGCGTTGCCCGCGGACAGTGAAGTCGTCCTCACGGAGGTCGACGCCGAGGAACTCGACCTCGCTCGTAAGTATCTCTCCCGGGGAGACTTCGGAGCGACGTTCCACTACGAGCACGGCGACGCCATCGAGATCATCGAGGCGTACGACGGCCCCTTCGACGCGGTACTGATCGACAACGAGAAGACTCGCTATCGAGAGGCCTTCGAAGCGGTCCGCGAGAAGATCGCACCTGGTGGGATCGTCGTCGCGGATAATGCGATCGCTGGCGGCTCCATCGACGCTGACGCTGTTCGTGGTCTGCTGGCGGGCGATCGGGAAGACGCCGACGAGATGTCGGCAGGGATCGCGGCCGTCATCGAGGCGCTCCACGAGGATCCGGCCTTCGAGGCGTCTCTGTTACCTGTTGGCGAAGGCGTCGCGGTCGGCTATCGAGTCGAGTGA
- a CDS encoding chemotaxis protein CheC yields the protein MSLMIDIRKLALFNKMAKEGGNTVADHLSQMTDMETEMEITKINFIDIPDIKTHIGDEKQIGISIELEEPPHGHILFLLNGESAKDLARGMIGDMGGANPDQEGFTDMERSAIQEIGNIMTSGFIDGWANVLDTTIDISTPTFTYGPGSGMVNDLVGDRGSEMALMFDSRVQALDSNIDVKVYTFPELEELVELMGAIEV from the coding sequence ATGAGCTTGATGATCGATATCCGGAAGCTCGCGTTGTTCAACAAGATGGCCAAAGAGGGTGGCAACACGGTCGCCGATCACCTCAGCCAGATGACGGACATGGAGACGGAGATGGAGATCACCAAGATCAACTTCATCGACATCCCCGACATCAAGACCCATATCGGCGACGAGAAGCAGATCGGCATCAGTATCGAGTTAGAGGAGCCACCGCACGGGCACATCCTCTTTCTGTTGAACGGCGAGAGCGCGAAAGACCTCGCCCGCGGGATGATCGGTGACATGGGCGGAGCCAATCCGGATCAGGAAGGTTTCACCGACATGGAGCGCTCTGCCATCCAGGAGATCGGCAATATCATGACCTCGGGGTTCATCGACGGCTGGGCGAACGTCCTCGACACGACGATCGATATCTCGACGCCGACGTTCACCTACGGCCCCGGCAGCGGCATGGTCAACGATCTGGTCGGCGATCGGGGCTCCGAAATGGCGCTGATGTTCGACTCCCGTGTGCAGGCACTGGACTCTAACATCGACGTGAAGGTCTATACCTTTCCAGAACTAGAGGAACTCGTCGAGCTGATGGGCGCGATCGAGGTGTGA
- a CDS encoding universal stress protein, with translation MIPTDGTDRSAERIERAFDVAQQQDAIVHALYVVDTQRYGEPALSSVEVLIDCFEDEGRDHLRSLVDAGERRGVTVEGHSRHGDPAGEIVTVAEKLGVDLVVPLLVDVTPAQLRRQGLDSERIADVRSPASA, from the coding sequence TTGATCCCAACGGACGGAACAGACCGATCCGCCGAACGCATCGAACGTGCGTTCGATGTCGCCCAGCAACAGGATGCGATAGTCCACGCACTCTACGTTGTCGACACCCAGCGGTACGGCGAACCGGCCCTGAGCAGCGTCGAAGTGCTGATCGATTGTTTCGAGGACGAGGGTCGGGACCACCTTCGCTCGCTCGTCGACGCGGGGGAACGCCGGGGTGTGACCGTCGAAGGGCACTCCCGACACGGCGACCCGGCTGGCGAAATCGTCACGGTGGCCGAGAAACTGGGCGTTGACCTCGTTGTCCCGTTGCTGGTGGACGTGACACCAGCACAACTCCGCCGGCAGGGCCTCGATAGCGAGCGAATCGCAGACGTTAGATCTCCTGCCTCCGCTTGA
- a CDS encoding sensor histidine kinase has protein sequence MEFDLRRLFASASVSATGVAVLAIAVVAFWVGLPSIYDLGLVVLGGLVGLTLVIAGGVLFVFTELRTDHVLRVAGWNALGVVVLGLVLVLAVASPSVSLPAAVIANVLGVSAVAHVLIGVTDVRRIRVGELARERQKLAVLNRLVRHNLRNDAQVLLGNSEVLVSELEDDRLASMADALATKATALASMNEKLGDFQAAIDHDPADERTVDLQQVVADVVTDCSTSFPEATIETDLAAGIAVRADDKLADAIREAVENAIVHGGGKAQVTADCRDGRVEISVSDDGPGIPDHEIATLAEDTEITQLEHGTGVGLWVLRTVVDAYGGTLRFDTEDGTTATIRLTAA, from the coding sequence ATGGAATTCGATCTCAGGCGGCTTTTCGCGAGTGCCTCGGTGAGTGCGACCGGCGTGGCCGTCCTTGCGATTGCCGTCGTGGCGTTCTGGGTCGGTCTCCCCTCAATCTACGATCTCGGTTTGGTTGTGTTGGGGGGCCTCGTCGGACTCACACTGGTGATCGCCGGGGGAGTCCTGTTCGTCTTCACGGAACTCCGGACAGATCACGTCCTCCGGGTGGCTGGCTGGAACGCTCTGGGCGTCGTTGTGCTCGGACTCGTCCTGGTGCTGGCCGTCGCCAGCCCGTCGGTGTCCCTCCCTGCGGCCGTCATCGCGAACGTCCTCGGGGTGAGTGCCGTCGCGCACGTTCTCATCGGGGTGACCGACGTTCGCCGGATCAGGGTCGGCGAGTTGGCCCGCGAACGACAGAAGCTCGCCGTCCTCAACCGGCTCGTCCGGCATAATCTCCGTAACGACGCCCAGGTGTTGCTGGGTAACTCGGAAGTTCTCGTCTCGGAACTTGAGGACGACCGCCTCGCATCCATGGCCGACGCCCTCGCCACGAAGGCCACCGCACTGGCGTCGATGAACGAGAAGTTGGGTGATTTCCAGGCTGCGATCGATCACGACCCGGCCGACGAACGTACGGTCGACCTTCAGCAAGTGGTCGCGGACGTCGTCACAGATTGCTCCACGTCCTTCCCCGAGGCGACGATCGAAACCGACCTGGCGGCGGGGATCGCGGTCCGTGCTGACGATAAACTCGCCGACGCGATCCGGGAGGCCGTCGAGAACGCGATCGTCCACGGTGGCGGGAAGGCGCAAGTGACGGCCGACTGCAGAGACGGCCGCGTCGAGATCAGCGTGAGCGACGACGGGCCGGGCATCCCGGACCACGAAATCGCCACGCTTGCCGAGGACACGGAGATCACGCAGCTCGAACACGGGACCGGCGTTGGCCTGTGGGTGCTCCGAACGGTCGTCGACGCCTATGGGGGGACGCTCCGGTTTGACACCGAGGACGGGACGACGGCGACGATCCGCTTGACTGCGGCGTGA
- a CDS encoding 2-oxoacid:acceptor oxidoreductase subunit alpha, with product MTENELIWRIAGGSGDGIDSTSQNFAKALMRAGLNVFTHRHYPSRIRGGHTYVEVRAKDEEVTSRGDGYNFLLSLGDSFARNPSEGAYYGNEELKPLAENLDELREGGIIVYDTGLFDEEDVAELNLEERAEENNWHVYPINLREIAREHGRDVMRNTAGVGVTAALLGMDVSYFKELITQNMSGDIQEDNLKVLDDAYERAEEFEHTHELQVPTGENEHELGLMNGSNAIAYGALDAGCRFIAGYPMTPWTEVFTIMSQHMSEFGGIAEQVEDEIAAASLALGASHTGVKAMSGSSGGGFALMSEPLGLAEMTETPIVLVEAMRAGPSTGMPTKPEQGDLEHVLYTSQGDSNRVVFAPAGVKEAYEQTRLAFELAYDYQLPAIVVYDQKIEGELRSVPVEFFDREPDPDAGKVLSEEEIKEAAHHESGTFKRFDAEAESGVSPRTVPGQKGGRHLTSGNETNSYGHIDEDPDNRVAQMSRRMGKLDSIREDLDEKESSNQAYRGPEDAQYGIITWGSQQGTVFEAVDRLNENGQAVKALGVSDLMPYPEAEVTEFLESVEEAVVVEMNASGQFKGLTQKELGRFGEKLSSLLKYNGNPFEPAEIVEGFEAIVAEEPDVPGDSTTFVPAAGD from the coding sequence ATGACAGAGAACGAACTCATCTGGCGAATCGCGGGTGGTTCCGGTGACGGGATCGACTCGACGAGCCAGAACTTCGCGAAAGCCCTGATGCGGGCGGGGCTAAATGTATTTACACATCGACACTACCCCTCCCGCATCCGGGGCGGCCACACGTACGTAGAAGTACGGGCGAAAGACGAGGAGGTAACGTCGCGCGGAGACGGCTATAACTTCCTGCTGTCGCTTGGCGACAGTTTCGCACGCAATCCCTCCGAGGGAGCCTATTATGGCAACGAGGAACTCAAGCCACTCGCAGAGAACTTAGACGAACTCCGCGAGGGCGGCATTATTGTCTACGACACTGGGCTGTTCGACGAGGAGGACGTCGCCGAGTTGAACCTAGAGGAACGTGCCGAAGAAAACAACTGGCACGTCTATCCGATCAATCTCCGGGAGATTGCGCGCGAACACGGTCGTGACGTCATGCGGAACACGGCCGGGGTCGGCGTTACCGCCGCGTTGCTGGGGATGGACGTTTCGTACTTCAAGGAGCTCATCACCCAGAACATGTCCGGGGACATCCAGGAGGACAACCTGAAAGTCCTCGACGATGCCTACGAGCGCGCCGAGGAGTTCGAGCACACCCACGAACTCCAGGTACCGACCGGCGAGAACGAGCACGAACTAGGCCTGATGAACGGCTCGAACGCCATCGCCTACGGGGCCCTGGACGCCGGGTGTCGGTTCATCGCCGGCTATCCCATGACGCCGTGGACAGAAGTGTTCACGATCATGTCCCAGCACATGTCCGAGTTCGGCGGGATCGCCGAGCAGGTCGAAGACGAGATCGCGGCTGCATCGCTGGCGCTGGGTGCGAGTCACACTGGCGTCAAGGCGATGTCGGGCTCCTCTGGCGGCGGGTTCGCACTGATGTCCGAGCCCCTCGGTCTCGCCGAGATGACCGAGACGCCGATCGTCCTCGTCGAGGCGATGCGTGCTGGCCCGTCGACGGGCATGCCCACCAAGCCCGAACAGGGGGACCTCGAACACGTCCTCTATACGAGTCAGGGCGACTCGAACCGGGTCGTGTTCGCCCCTGCGGGCGTCAAGGAGGCCTACGAACAGACCCGACTTGCCTTTGAACTCGCCTACGACTATCAACTGCCGGCGATCGTCGTCTACGACCAGAAAATCGAGGGCGAGCTCCGGTCGGTACCCGTGGAGTTCTTCGATAGGGAACCCGACCCGGATGCCGGGAAGGTTCTCTCCGAGGAGGAGATCAAGGAGGCAGCCCACCACGAGTCGGGTACTTTCAAGCGGTTCGACGCCGAAGCCGAAAGCGGCGTCAGCCCGCGGACGGTCCCCGGCCAGAAGGGTGGCCGCCACCTTACTTCCGGCAACGAGACCAACTCGTACGGCCACATCGACGAGGACCCGGACAACCGGGTCGCCCAGATGTCCCGGCGGATGGGCAAACTCGACTCCATTCGGGAGGACCTCGACGAGAAAGAGTCCTCGAACCAGGCCTATCGCGGCCCCGAAGACGCCCAGTACGGGATCATCACCTGGGGGAGCCAGCAGGGCACGGTCTTCGAGGCCGTCGACCGGCTCAACGAGAACGGCCAGGCAGTCAAGGCTCTGGGCGTCAGCGACCTCATGCCCTACCCCGAAGCCGAAGTCACGGAGTTCCTAGAGAGCGTCGAGGAGGCCGTCGTGGTCGAGATGAACGCCAGCGGACAGTTCAAGGGCCTCACCCAGAAGGAACTCGGTCGATTCGGCGAGAAGTTGTCGAGTCTCCTGAAGTACAACGGCAACCCCTTCGAACCCGCCGAGATCGTCGAGGGCTTCGAGGCGATCGTCGCCGAGGAACCCGACGTGCCAGGTGATTCGACTACCTTCGTCCCAGCGGCAGGTGACTAA